From Salvia splendens isolate huo1 chromosome 3, SspV2, whole genome shotgun sequence, a single genomic window includes:
- the LOC121793777 gene encoding histidine kinase CKI1-like, which produces MKQNSLIVLRPVCFFIFLILVVLSLAAVLVTLWFNKVVPIEKEVKLIAHNINQDLISQIHNAAAFFSPNNASAVNIARILSFCLDDNDPQLTNIESKVVPALFQAFSTIPYLSQISYIGLNGLFFAYCKEGDEPFALYSNSTFPARKDAEEKKYTWYLQPANRNTGKIYGVATKFPAPELVKSSWLRGALNSTNGYASVGSGWKDSQNVLLLSTVPLDGNGLISLGFRVKPLVDFLVAQMTFYDGSLYLFTKDWNVTIKGFPSSRVSVILDGDQVLFQVSNPDDGQLQTVGNVSCNEERILSIGGNKYVLNCSPAKIAGVEFVFVLALALDKYSSLVHKNIRLCFALIVVMVGAVVITICIFVSLIVEAARREMSLCGALIKQMESTQQSERKSMNKSLAFASASHDIRASLAGISGLVEVCRTQLIKRDPCTSQVLENLLQMESCTRDLLGILNCILDTSKIEAGKMQLEEQVFDVEQLLEDVVDLYHPVGMKKGVDVILDPCDGSIARSCWARGDRSKLKQILSNLLSNAVKFTTEGHVSVGAWARKPCLENEMLGSTQINCCLFKINRPNNQSNRDPNCMDFTFEVNDTGKGIPREKRKSVFDNYIQVRETAVGQQGTGLGLGIVQSLVRLMGGEIGIMDKEVGERGTCFRFNVLMTARPSTVDFWEPKPPKSRVVLLLKSDQRSNVLQAFMKRLGIKVHAVKQHQQLGPTLKKIKQKMMNLSNHSCNSSSSSRSVPLSSLDGVDQSGMVLMVVDTRVGPLLDIKREIGDFRKDIRCYTRVVWLDSPDFDQDELAPPDLVISKPFHGSRLYETVGLLPEFGGMGTRRGGDSSPAVGSAEEEVGKPLAGKKILVVDDDPVGRKIATFVACSLGAVATCCENGAAALQLVCERLKGGESGRFDCILMDCEMPVMEGSEATARIREAEGSYNVRTTVVALSAGDEMERNGMMEAGVDAYITKPLNTNNLLRAVLPLFTTSRMSESPI; this is translated from the exons ATGAAGCAAAATTCTTTGATAGTGTTGCGTCCCGTTTGTTTCTTCATTTTCCTG ATACTTGTGGTGTTATCTTTGGCTGCTGTGTTAGTCACATTATGGTTCAACAAGGTTGTACCAATCGAGAAGGAAGTGAAGTTGATAGCTCACAACATCAATCAAGATTTGatatcacaaattcacaatgcAGCTGCATTCTTCTCTCCCAACAATGCTTCAGCCGTCAACATTGCCCGAATTTTGAGTTTCTGTTTGGATGATAATGATCCCCAATTGACAAATATTGAATCAAAG GTGGTTCCTGCACTATTTCAAGCCTTTTCTACAATTCCATACCTGTCTCAGATTTCTTACATTGGTTTGAATGGCCTATTCTTCGCGTATTGTAAAGAAGGGGACGAGCCTTTTGCATTATACTCGAACTCAACCTTTCCTGCAAGAAAAGATGCAGAAGAGAAGAAGTACACATGGTATTTGCAGCCTGCAAATCGTAATACGGGGAAGATATATGGAGTGGCGACTAAGTTTCCCGCACCTGAACTGGTTAAAAGCAGCTGGTTACGAGGAGCCTTGAATAGCACAAATGGATACGCCTCAGTGGGGAGTGGGTGGAAAGATTCTCAAAATGTTCTGCTACTTAGCACTGTTCCTTTGGATGGAAACGGACTAATTTCTTTAGGCTTTCGTGTGAAGCCTCTGGTTGATTTCTTGGTTGCTCAAATGACCTTTTATGATGGAAGCTTGTATTTGTTTACAAAGGATTGGAACGTGACCATTAAAGGCTTCCCAAGCAGTCGTGTCAGTGTCATCTTGGATGGAGATCAGGTTTTGTTTCAGGTGTCAAACCCCGATGATGGCCAGCTCCAGACGGTGGGAAACGTCAGTTGCAACGAAGAGCGTATTTTGAGCATTGGAGGGAACAAGTATGTGCTCAACTGCTCACCAGCCAAGATTGCTGGAGTTGAATTT GTGTTTGTGTTGGCTCTGGCACTTGATAAGTACTCGAGCCTAGTTCACAAGAACATAAGATTGTGCTTTGCTCTGATAGTTGTAATGGTTGGTGCTGTGGTGATCACCATATGCATTTTCGTGTCACTGATAGTGGAAGCTGCTAGAAGGGAGATGTCACTGTGTGGCGCGTTGATAAAGCAGATGGAATCAACCCAGCAATCGGAGAGAAAGAGCATGAACAAGAGCCTCGCTTTTGCAAGTGCAAGCCACGACATTCGTGCCTCTCTAGCAGGCATAAGCGGCCTCGTAGAAGTGTGTCGCACTCAGCTTATTAAAAGGGACCCTTGCACCTCACAAGTCCTGGAAAATCTGTTGCAGATGGAATCCTGCACGAGGGACCTTTTAG GGATATTGAACTGCATCCTTGATACGAGCAAGATAGAAGCCGGGAAGATGCAACTTGAGGAGCAGGTGTTCGATGTGGAGCAGCTTCTAGAAGACGTGGTTGATCTATATCATCCTGTGGGCATGAAGAAAGGGGTAGACGTAATCTTGGACCCGTGCGATGGGTCCATCGCAAGATCTTGTTGGGCTAGAGGTGACAGGAGCAAGCTGAAGCAAATATTGAGCAACTTACTTAGCAATGCTGTCAAATTCACCACAGAGGGACATGTGAGTGTTGGAGCTTGGGCAAGAAAACCTTGCCTCGAAAATGAAATGCTTGGCTCCACTCAAATCAACTGCTGCCTGTTCAAGATTAACAGACCAAACAACCAATCAAACAGAGATCCTAACTGCATGGATTTCACATTCGAGGTGAACGACACGGGAAAAGGCATTCCAAGGGAGAAGAGAAAATCTGTTTTTGATAACTATATCCAAGTGAGGGAAACCGCGGTGGGACAGCAAGGGACTGGTCTAGGCCTCGGGATTGTGCAGTCCCTG GTGCGCCTAATGGGGGGAGAGATAGGGATCATGGACAAGGAAGTTGGCGAAAGAGGCACTTGCTTTAGATTCAACGTGTTGATGACAGCACGCCCGAGCACAGTCGATTTCTGGGAGCCTAAACCGCCAAAATCGCGAGTGGTGCTGCTGTTGAAGAGCGATCAAAGGAGCAATGTGTTGCAAGCCTTCATGAAGAGGCTCGGGATCAAGGTGCATGCGGTGAAGCAGCACCAGCAACTTGGTCCTACTTTGAAGAAAATCAAGCAGAAAATGATGAACCTATCAAACCATAGCTGTAACAGCTCTTCGAGCTCCAGATCAGTCCCTTTGAGCAGCCTCGATGGCGTTGATCAGTCTGGAATGGTGCTGATGGTGGTGGACACGCGCGTGGGGCCTCTATTGGATATCAAGAGAGAAATTGGGGATTTCAGAAAGGATATCAGGTGCTATACTAGGGTGGTTTGGTTGGATTCGCCTGATTTTGATCAGGACGAGCTGGCTCCGCCAGATTTGGTCATCTCAAAGCCGTTTCACGGATCACGTTTGTATGAGACAGTTGGTCTATTACCGGAGTTCGGGGGCATGGGTACGAGGAGAGGGGGTGATAGTTCACCTGCGGTTGGTAGTGCAGAGGAGGAGGTGGGGAAGCCATTGGCGGGAAAGAAGATACTGGTGGTGGACGATGATCCCGTGGGGCGGAAGATAGCTACATTTGTGGCTTGTAGTCTTGGTGCGGTTGCTACATGCTGCGAGAATGGGGCGGCAGCATTGCAGCTTGTATGCGAGAGGCTCAAAGGCGGGGAATCGGGTCGTTTCGATTGCATATTGATGGACTGCGAG ATGCCAGTGATGGAAGGAAGTGAGGCGACTGCGAGGATTAGAGAAGCCGAGGGCAGTTACAACGTTCGAACAACGGTAGTAGCATTGAGCGCCGGAGACGAGATGGAGAGGAATGGGATGATGGAGGCAGGTGTGGATGCCTACATCACAAAACCACTCAATACCAATAATCTTCTCCGGGCTGTGTTACCACTATTTACCACTTCCAGAATGTCAGAATCACCAATCTAA